The following are from one region of the Pseudodesulfovibrio piezophilus C1TLV30 genome:
- a CDS encoding ABC transporter permease yields MAHVIKRILLKLLWVGVVFFGITVISFWVIHLAPGSPTDLQTTLNPDAGVEARMQLEKLYGLDKPLHIQYANWLERLLQFDFGQSMSGDHRPVWDKIKERLPLTFGMNVASLILTLLIAVPIGVAAAWWKGGAFDKISTVVVFIGFAMPGFWLALLLMLWLGINWHILPISGLTSLGHENMSSPAQIWDVTKHLIMPIFIYTSGSWAGMSRFMRSSMLEVLRQDYIMTARAKGLPSHVVLFKHALRNALMPVITILGLSVPSLIGGSVIIESIFALPGLGQLFFQAVMSRDYPLIMGSLVLGAVLTLLGNLLADVGYGLADPRIRLGQGRQR; encoded by the coding sequence ATGGCACATGTAATCAAACGAATCCTGCTCAAGCTGCTATGGGTTGGCGTGGTGTTTTTCGGCATCACCGTCATTAGCTTTTGGGTGATTCATCTTGCTCCGGGGTCGCCCACAGATTTGCAGACAACGCTCAATCCCGATGCTGGAGTTGAGGCGAGAATGCAGCTTGAAAAGCTCTACGGACTCGATAAGCCCCTGCACATCCAATACGCCAATTGGCTGGAAAGATTGCTACAGTTCGACTTCGGACAATCCATGTCCGGCGATCATCGCCCCGTGTGGGATAAAATCAAGGAACGCCTGCCCCTGACATTTGGCATGAATGTCGCCTCATTGATACTGACCTTACTCATTGCTGTTCCCATAGGCGTCGCCGCAGCGTGGTGGAAAGGAGGAGCCTTTGACAAAATATCCACGGTCGTCGTTTTCATCGGGTTTGCCATGCCCGGTTTCTGGCTGGCTCTCCTGCTTATGCTGTGGCTTGGTATCAACTGGCACATTCTACCAATTTCCGGCCTGACATCACTTGGTCATGAGAACATGTCCAGCCCGGCACAGATTTGGGATGTCACCAAACACCTGATCATGCCCATTTTCATTTATACGTCCGGGTCCTGGGCTGGCATGAGTCGCTTCATGCGATCTTCCATGCTTGAGGTACTCCGACAAGACTATATCATGACAGCCAGGGCCAAAGGGCTGCCAAGTCATGTTGTCCTCTTCAAACACGCCCTTCGCAACGCACTGATGCCGGTCATTACTATCCTTGGTCTCTCTGTTCCGTCACTCATCGGCGGGTCTGTCATCATTGAATCCATCTTCGCCCTGCCGGGGTTGGGACAACTTTTCTTCCAGGCTGTCATGTCACGCGATTATCCGCTCATTATGGGCAGTCTTGTTCTTGGCGCGGTGCTGACCCTTCTGGGGAACCTGCTGGCCGATGTCGGATACGGCCTTGCTGATCCTCGTATTCGTCTTGGGCAGGGGAGACAACGATGA
- a CDS encoding ABC transporter permease, translated as MKRKPLKRPAPWARHALLGVGVIIVGLMSLGAILAPWIAPFDPSFINVDALLLPPSAIHPMGTDALGRDVFSRILYGGRVSLWVGFVAVGIATAIGLTLGLVAGYFGKLVDEIIMRGVDVMLCFPSFFLILAVIAFLEPSLTNIMIVIGLTGWMGVARLVRAETLTIRERDYIMAARAAGAGPTRIIVRHILPNAIAPILVSATLGVAGAILTESSLSFLGLGVQPPNASWGNMLMEGKEVLGIAWWLSVFPGLAILFTVLGYNLLGESLRDLLDPRLKQ; from the coding sequence ATGAAACGCAAACCTCTCAAACGCCCGGCTCCGTGGGCTCGCCATGCGTTGCTTGGCGTGGGAGTCATCATCGTCGGGCTTATGTCACTGGGAGCGATTCTTGCTCCATGGATTGCCCCATTTGACCCCTCGTTTATCAATGTTGACGCCCTACTCCTGCCCCCATCTGCAATCCACCCCATGGGCACCGATGCTTTGGGCAGAGATGTTTTTTCACGCATTCTGTACGGTGGCCGTGTCTCCCTCTGGGTTGGGTTTGTTGCCGTGGGCATAGCCACTGCCATAGGACTGACCCTCGGCTTGGTCGCCGGATATTTTGGCAAACTCGTTGACGAGATCATCATGCGCGGAGTGGATGTCATGCTCTGCTTCCCATCCTTTTTCCTGATCCTGGCCGTGATCGCTTTTCTGGAACCAAGCTTGACGAATATCATGATAGTGATCGGACTGACGGGATGGATGGGAGTCGCGCGACTTGTCCGTGCTGAAACCCTGACCATTCGCGAACGAGACTATATCATGGCTGCTCGAGCAGCCGGAGCCGGACCGACCCGTATCATCGTACGCCATATTCTGCCCAACGCCATAGCGCCCATCCTAGTCTCCGCGACCCTGGGCGTGGCAGGGGCTATCCTGACAGAATCATCTCTTTCCTTCCTTGGACTCGGTGTCCAGCCCCCGAACGCATCTTGGGGCAATATGCTGATGGAAGGCAAAGAGGTCCTCGGCATTGCATGGTGGTTGTCGGTTTTCCCCGGCCTGGCCATCCTGTTCACCGTCCTTGGATACAACCTTCTTGGCGAGTCACTGCGAGACTTGCTGGACCCGAGATTGAAACAATGA
- a CDS encoding GNAT family N-acetyltransferase has translation MSTPYTRSATEDDVFAMEQIMRDAFENSYAHFMPEQYVRAWFDTNQAQKSVRVGLGRAGVTEIMGRVVGFVMYLDNTITQLWVDPKYTRKGAGRALVEWIEGEYRTKGYPTITLYCYEANRDALEFYKKLRFRRASTFQSQDVQGGPVPVYTMLKMVSKFKNT, from the coding sequence ATGAGCACTCCATACACCCGATCCGCCACAGAAGATGATGTCTTCGCCATGGAACAAATCATGCGCGATGCCTTTGAAAACAGCTATGCCCATTTCATGCCTGAGCAATACGTCCGCGCCTGGTTCGACACGAACCAAGCGCAAAAATCCGTCCGAGTCGGACTGGGGCGGGCAGGCGTCACTGAAATCATGGGTCGAGTTGTCGGATTTGTCATGTATCTGGACAATACCATCACCCAGTTGTGGGTAGACCCGAAATACACCCGAAAAGGGGCAGGACGAGCTTTGGTGGAATGGATTGAAGGAGAATATCGCACAAAAGGCTATCCGACCATTACTCTCTACTGCTATGAAGCCAATCGTGATGCCTTGGAATTTTACAAAAAACTTCGCTTCCGGCGCGCTTCTACATTCCAGTCACAAGACGTACAGGGAGGTCCAGTCCCGGTGTATACCATGCTCAAAATGGTTTCGAAATTCAAAAACACATGA
- a CDS encoding DNA repair protein RecN, whose translation MLELLRIRNLALIEDVELEFSPGLNTLTGETGAGKSFIMRAVDFLMGERMEAKLVRPGAEKASVEALFILPEGETVIRRELSAQTGRSRVFINDTLSSQPTIRDLAPRLIIHTSQHGQQKLLSPSFQAEVLDSFLPDATLLQTRTENFAVLNDVLERKKALMARFEEVEKQRDFLEYQKKEIEKVDPLPGEEDDLEERKKILKDRERAGECLQNALDILHGEVALLDSMTLLTREMEIIARLFPGFEDDREAIEEMRMMLHDLDSRLRKGPAALDDEDEHMSLDDIEQRLFELAKLKRKLRRGLDEIVGLKEEIDKNLSFLDACSLDLKALRHEEDEAAKALRETLTKLNRARQKAGKILSIRIVEELTDLGFSEHVKVHFEFDCRELYPGCEDMRGRLMWVPNPGQPAQPLDKIASGGELSRFLLALVTMRGDDNQEHDALPSLIFDEVDAGIGGMTLNSVGAKLRNLADRQQMLLITHWPQLAGKADRHFLIRKEVENGATYTRCNRLEGDRIKLELSRMAGGGEQGDALAEKLLK comes from the coding sequence ATGCTCGAACTCCTCCGCATTCGAAATCTCGCCCTCATAGAGGACGTCGAACTCGAATTCTCACCGGGCCTCAACACCCTAACCGGCGAAACCGGCGCAGGTAAATCATTCATCATGCGCGCCGTTGATTTTCTCATGGGCGAGCGTATGGAAGCAAAACTGGTTCGGCCCGGTGCAGAAAAAGCATCGGTCGAAGCCCTTTTCATCCTGCCCGAGGGAGAAACCGTTATTCGCAGGGAACTCTCGGCTCAAACAGGCCGCAGTCGGGTTTTTATCAACGACACTTTATCGTCCCAACCGACGATCAGGGACTTGGCTCCCAGGCTCATCATTCACACCAGCCAACATGGTCAGCAAAAACTTCTCTCGCCAAGCTTTCAGGCAGAGGTGCTCGATTCCTTTCTGCCCGATGCAACGTTGTTGCAGACACGAACCGAAAACTTTGCCGTCCTGAATGATGTTCTGGAACGCAAAAAAGCACTCATGGCCCGATTTGAGGAAGTAGAGAAGCAACGTGATTTTCTCGAATACCAAAAAAAGGAAATTGAGAAGGTCGACCCTCTGCCCGGTGAAGAAGACGATTTGGAAGAGCGCAAAAAAATTCTCAAGGATCGGGAAAGGGCTGGAGAATGCCTACAGAATGCATTGGACATCCTGCACGGGGAAGTCGCCCTGCTGGATTCCATGACGCTCCTGACTCGAGAGATGGAAATCATTGCACGACTTTTCCCCGGTTTTGAAGATGACCGTGAAGCCATTGAAGAAATGAGAATGATGCTCCACGACCTGGATTCGAGACTGCGCAAGGGACCAGCGGCTCTGGACGACGAAGACGAGCATATGAGCCTTGACGATATAGAACAACGCCTCTTTGAGTTGGCAAAACTCAAACGGAAACTCCGACGCGGCCTTGATGAAATAGTGGGCCTCAAAGAGGAAATCGATAAAAACCTCTCTTTTCTTGATGCCTGTTCTCTTGATCTCAAGGCGTTGAGGCATGAGGAAGACGAAGCGGCCAAGGCTCTCAGGGAAACCCTGACCAAACTCAACAGAGCTCGCCAGAAGGCGGGAAAAATACTTTCCATACGCATAGTGGAAGAACTGACAGACCTCGGTTTTTCCGAGCATGTCAAAGTCCACTTCGAGTTTGACTGTCGGGAACTCTACCCAGGATGTGAAGACATGCGTGGCCGTCTGATGTGGGTTCCCAATCCGGGACAACCAGCACAACCACTTGACAAAATCGCTTCAGGCGGCGAATTGTCCCGTTTTCTGCTCGCGCTGGTCACCATGCGTGGCGATGACAACCAGGAGCACGACGCCCTGCCATCACTTATTTTTGATGAAGTGGACGCGGGGATCGGCGGTATGACGCTTAATTCAGTGGGGGCGAAACTTCGCAACCTGGCTGATCGGCAACAAATGTTGCTCATCACACACTGGCCTCAACTTGCGGGCAAGGCCGACCGACACTTTCTTATCCGGAAAGAGGTCGAAAACGGAGCCACATATACCCGCTGTAATCGACTTGAGGGAGATCGTATCAAACTGGAACTCTCGCGAATGGCCGGTGGCGGAGAGCAGGGCGATGCCCTTGCAGAAAAACTGTTGAAATAG
- a CDS encoding MarC family protein, translated as MMTLFVSLYIKLFFLLTPFFVLTVFLSLTEGMGVTEQRKLAIRTSTAVLIIALILYFAGNPIFSTLGITLDGFRVGAGSLLFLSAVSLISGKRQSLKPDDDADVAVVPLAIPITVGPATIGTLLILGATHITAAQKTAGASALLAACLTVGVMLYSASAVKRIIGPMGLSVMTKITGLVLSAMAGQIVLTGVKNFLG; from the coding sequence ATGATGACATTATTTGTCTCTCTCTATATCAAACTTTTCTTTCTGCTGACTCCCTTTTTCGTCTTGACGGTTTTCCTTTCGTTGACTGAAGGCATGGGTGTGACGGAACAGAGAAAACTCGCCATCAGAACATCGACAGCAGTTTTGATTATCGCGCTCATTCTCTATTTCGCAGGAAACCCCATCTTTTCCACATTGGGAATCACGCTCGACGGCTTCCGGGTGGGTGCAGGGAGCCTGCTTTTCCTTTCCGCCGTTTCGCTCATTTCAGGAAAACGACAAAGCCTGAAGCCTGATGACGATGCAGATGTCGCCGTGGTTCCTCTGGCCATTCCCATCACCGTGGGACCTGCCACCATCGGAACGCTTCTCATTCTGGGCGCAACCCATATTACCGCAGCCCAAAAAACCGCAGGAGCGTCCGCTCTTCTCGCCGCGTGTCTGACTGTGGGTGTCATGCTCTACTCGGCTTCTGCGGTCAAACGCATCATCGGTCCCATGGGGCTTTCAGTCATGACGAAAATCACAGGGCTGGTCCTTTCCGCCATGGCCGGTCAAATTGTCCTGACAGGTGTCAAGAATTTCCTTGGTTAA
- a CDS encoding transporter substrate-binding domain-containing protein — MVLTTSEAIHTGEESAVLRVAYAKLGIELDIKELPPRRSLEDANDGFADGEVGRVAGLEKEFTNLIRIDVPIKSIETMAYFTHGAVTINGLADLTRYRIGILEGMRLSEELTKGMHPISVDSWEKLYTLLEMGRLDVILASRERQEEWHDIPQTRNLESVQLQPQGHAIYHYLNKRHLDFAPVIRMVLQDMRQTGEMRKILLQASMN, encoded by the coding sequence ATGGTACTGACGACGTCCGAAGCCATTCATACTGGAGAAGAAAGCGCTGTCCTCCGCGTGGCCTATGCAAAACTTGGTATTGAATTGGATATCAAGGAACTCCCGCCACGGCGTTCCCTTGAGGATGCCAATGACGGCTTTGCCGATGGGGAAGTTGGACGTGTCGCAGGACTGGAAAAAGAATTCACGAATCTGATTCGCATTGACGTCCCTATCAAGAGCATCGAAACCATGGCCTATTTCACCCATGGAGCAGTGACCATAAACGGACTTGCCGACCTCACCAGATATCGAATCGGCATATTGGAAGGCATGCGCCTTTCAGAAGAACTGACCAAAGGGATGCACCCCATATCGGTTGATTCATGGGAAAAGCTGTACACTCTGCTGGAAATGGGACGTCTAGATGTCATTCTTGCCTCCCGCGAGAGACAAGAGGAGTGGCACGACATACCACAGACCCGGAACCTTGAGTCGGTTCAATTGCAACCACAGGGCCATGCCATATATCACTATCTCAATAAACGACATCTTGATTTTGCCCCGGTTATCAGAATGGTCCTGCAAGACATGCGTCAAACAGGTGAGATGAGAAAGATCCTTTTGCAGGCTTCCATGAACTAG
- a CDS encoding acyl-[acyl-carrier-protein] thioesterase, producing MTTNIDLAFEHLYPVQSYEPRMDGRIAIPSVCNYLQDIASRHADTLGFGYHDLEKCGHFWMLARLHVTMERLPRFGESCRIETWPSGNERLVALRDFLLHDEKGLIGKATTSWVTVNTTTHKPDNPETVLNRRFIPKRDRATIFPTKAIKRLKGGEHDIRLVARRSDMDINNHVNNVHYVEFCLEAIPRSWEEKNRCLGIDIQFRSESHAGDEYVSACAPADPDGPHATFLHSLTRLSDGREVVRMRSWWIQA from the coding sequence ATGACAACCAACATTGACCTTGCTTTCGAGCACCTCTATCCCGTTCAGTCCTATGAACCGCGTATGGATGGCCGTATTGCCATTCCTTCAGTTTGCAACTATCTTCAGGATATAGCTTCCCGCCATGCCGACACTCTTGGTTTCGGCTACCATGACCTTGAGAAATGTGGCCACTTCTGGATGCTAGCCCGCTTGCACGTCACTATGGAGCGACTTCCTCGATTCGGCGAGAGCTGCCGGATCGAAACATGGCCTTCGGGCAACGAACGCCTTGTGGCCCTGCGTGATTTCCTGCTTCACGATGAAAAAGGACTCATAGGGAAAGCCACGACCTCCTGGGTGACTGTCAATACGACCACACATAAACCGGACAACCCGGAAACGGTCCTCAATCGTCGATTCATTCCCAAGCGGGACCGTGCAACAATTTTTCCCACCAAGGCCATCAAACGTCTCAAGGGCGGAGAGCACGATATCAGGCTTGTTGCCCGACGCTCTGACATGGATATCAATAATCATGTCAACAATGTCCACTATGTGGAGTTCTGCCTGGAGGCGATTCCTCGTTCATGGGAAGAAAAGAATCGGTGCCTTGGCATCGACATTCAATTCAGGTCAGAATCCCATGCCGGAGATGAATATGTCTCGGCATGTGCCCCCGCCGACCCCGACGGCCCGCACGCGACGTTCCTGCATAGCCTGACACGGCTTTCTGATGGGAGAGAAGTCGTCCGCATGCGATCCTGGTGGATACAGGCATGA
- a CDS encoding GNAT family N-acetyltransferase, with protein MSIQLRFDATGVDWDEAAAIFEKAPLGTRHPKTLEQAFTRSSLVCFAWDGEILVAIGHALSDGILHSVIYDLCMLPEYQRQGLGSRMLEAILTRLNTPNCVLWSVPGKENFYARHDFRPMLTAMARFENPAKSAVQGYIKP; from the coding sequence ATGAGTATACAACTCCGCTTTGATGCGACAGGCGTGGATTGGGATGAAGCTGCTGCCATTTTCGAAAAAGCTCCACTGGGCACTCGCCATCCCAAGACTCTGGAACAAGCCTTTACCCGAAGCTCTCTCGTCTGTTTTGCCTGGGACGGGGAAATTCTCGTGGCAATTGGCCACGCCCTCTCCGACGGCATCCTTCACTCAGTCATCTATGATCTGTGTATGCTACCGGAGTATCAACGCCAGGGACTGGGATCCCGAATGCTTGAAGCAATCCTCACACGCCTGAACACACCTAATTGCGTTCTCTGGTCTGTTCCCGGCAAGGAAAATTTCTATGCTCGCCACGATTTCAGACCAATGCTGACAGCCATGGCCCGTTTTGAAAATCCTGCAAAATCAGCCGTACAGGGATATATAAAACCTTAA
- a CDS encoding nitroreductase family protein — protein MKTDNPVLQALFDRRSIRQFTDESVSTEDIKTILEAGRWAPSGLNNQPWRFMVIPRHDASHEKLAQCTKYAHIVKKSAACICIMLDKSVMYSEMKDHQGAGACIQNMLLAIHALGLGGVWLGQIVNDQDASLGALGLSNESYELQAVIALGHPDQKGSSSRKSLDDLLLEEL, from the coding sequence ATGAAGACCGACAATCCAGTCCTACAAGCTCTTTTCGATCGCCGATCCATTCGTCAATTCACCGATGAATCCGTTTCGACAGAGGACATCAAAACCATTCTCGAAGCCGGACGCTGGGCGCCAAGCGGCCTAAACAATCAACCATGGCGCTTCATGGTCATCCCCCGGCACGATGCAAGCCATGAGAAACTCGCCCAATGCACCAAATATGCTCATATCGTTAAGAAATCAGCTGCATGTATCTGTATCATGCTCGACAAATCAGTCATGTACAGCGAGATGAAAGACCACCAGGGAGCAGGAGCCTGCATTCAGAATATGCTGCTTGCCATTCATGCTCTCGGTTTGGGAGGGGTCTGGCTTGGACAAATTGTCAATGATCAGGACGCTTCACTCGGGGCACTGGGGCTGAGCAATGAAAGCTACGAACTCCAGGCAGTCATCGCGCTGGGACACCCGGATCAGAAGGGAAGCTCCAGCCGAAAGAGTCTGGACGATCTCCTGCTGGAGGAACTGTAA
- a CDS encoding MBL fold metallo-hydrolase produces MEIKNFPLGPLQTNCYLLYDDSEALVIDPGGDPTQLTDFVKEHALTITHILNTHLHFDHTYGNKVLSERTGAPILCGEHDLPLLENELGRGGTFGLPEVEPYEAEIIEPGEHTFGNFSCTVFHTPGHSAGSLTFHFPDAQAAFVGDLIFYRSIGRTDFPGGDLEVLKNSVKEYIFTLPPETLLLSGHGPETSVADEMHHNPFFGGY; encoded by the coding sequence ATGGAGATAAAGAATTTCCCACTCGGCCCACTCCAGACCAATTGCTACCTGCTTTATGACGATTCCGAAGCTCTTGTCATTGATCCCGGTGGCGACCCGACCCAACTGACAGACTTTGTCAAGGAACACGCGCTGACCATCACGCATATCCTGAACACTCATCTTCACTTTGATCACACCTACGGGAACAAGGTTCTGTCTGAAAGGACCGGCGCTCCCATCCTGTGCGGCGAGCATGATCTCCCCCTCCTGGAAAATGAACTGGGCCGGGGGGGGACTTTCGGTCTGCCGGAAGTCGAGCCCTATGAAGCGGAAATCATAGAACCGGGTGAACACACATTCGGAAACTTCTCCTGCACGGTTTTCCATACCCCAGGACACTCGGCTGGAAGCTTGACCTTTCATTTCCCGGACGCACAAGCCGCTTTTGTCGGCGATCTTATCTTCTATCGGTCAATTGGCCGAACCGACTTTCCCGGCGGCGATCTTGAAGTCCTGAAAAATTCGGTCAAGGAATATATCTTCACCCTGCCTCCGGAGACTCTTCTGCTCTCGGGTCATGGACCTGAGACCTCGGTAGCCGATGAAATGCACCACAACCCCTTCTTTGGCGGGTACTGA
- a CDS encoding flavodoxin family protein yields MKAVIYTASHRREGNTDRVAELLEAGVIKAGGKSEIIHVRDRDVRPCLACGYCDKSTHLQGQQRCILGKKDEAWAMFEPMFTAQTVFFASPIYFYHLPSRLKTWIDRGQQFWKARIDKETWIADLPRRTVHSVLVAGQPEGIKLFEGARLTLKYFVANFNMKLASPLTFRGVDAAEDLRHHTEMEKLIVECGQKAWQDATLPE; encoded by the coding sequence ATGAAAGCAGTCATTTATACGGCCAGCCATCGCAGGGAAGGCAACACGGACAGAGTCGCCGAACTGCTTGAAGCGGGTGTCATCAAAGCCGGAGGAAAATCGGAGATAATTCATGTCCGGGACAGGGATGTCAGGCCATGCCTGGCCTGTGGATATTGTGACAAATCCACTCACCTTCAAGGACAACAGCGATGTATTCTCGGCAAAAAAGACGAAGCATGGGCAATGTTCGAGCCAATGTTCACAGCCCAAACTGTTTTTTTTGCCTCCCCCATATACTTCTACCACCTGCCATCACGGCTCAAAACATGGATAGACAGGGGGCAACAGTTCTGGAAGGCTCGGATCGACAAGGAAACCTGGATCGCCGACCTCCCCCGGCGCACTGTGCATTCGGTGCTGGTTGCCGGGCAACCTGAAGGAATAAAGCTCTTCGAGGGCGCACGGCTGACGCTCAAATACTTTGTCGCGAATTTTAATATGAAATTGGCCTCTCCACTGACCTTCCGTGGCGTGGACGCTGCCGAAGATTTGCGTCACCATACTGAAATGGAAAAGCTAATCGTCGAATGTGGACAGAAGGCATGGCAGGATGCCACACTCCCTGAATGA
- a CDS encoding ComF family protein, producing the protein MTLSIRSMLEWTGLHQGRCPVCAMLTARGVLCETCASALAARTGGYCPGCGEIFADETMPLNLCGACRLSPEPWGRFFFHAIHTGALRDLILGYKFNNATGSTRLLAEMLAAAFLDKEGPPPDIIVPVPLHKRRLLWRGFNQSTELCRPLSQQTHSPIVQKSLVRTRYTQPQTMLGRAERRENIKSAFTANTDLVRGNRVLLVDDVYTTGATLRECTVMLKQAGATRVDVLVLARAMQ; encoded by the coding sequence ATGACCCTTTCCATTCGCTCCATGCTCGAATGGACCGGGCTGCACCAAGGTCGATGCCCGGTCTGCGCCATGCTGACAGCCAGGGGGGTACTCTGCGAGACGTGTGCTTCTGCCCTTGCGGCCCGTACGGGCGGCTATTGTCCGGGATGCGGCGAAATATTTGCTGACGAAACCATGCCGCTGAACCTGTGCGGTGCGTGTCGCCTTTCACCGGAACCGTGGGGGCGCTTCTTTTTTCATGCCATCCATACTGGGGCACTCCGAGACCTGATCCTCGGATATAAATTCAATAATGCAACAGGCTCGACACGCTTGCTGGCAGAGATGCTGGCTGCGGCTTTTCTCGACAAAGAAGGCCCGCCTCCCGATATCATCGTTCCTGTTCCGTTGCACAAGCGTAGACTCCTTTGGCGTGGTTTTAATCAGAGCACGGAACTGTGCCGTCCGCTCAGTCAACAAACACACTCACCTATCGTGCAAAAAAGCCTTGTACGCACCAGATACACACAGCCACAGACCATGCTTGGGCGAGCTGAACGGCGCGAAAACATCAAATCCGCATTCACAGCCAACACCGACCTCGTCCGAGGGAACCGGGTACTCCTGGTCGATGACGTTTACACGACAGGTGCCACACTCAGGGAATGTACGGTAATGCTCAAGCAAGCCGGCGCCACAAGGGTGGATGTCCTTGTCCTGGCCCGTGCCATGCAATAG
- the rplU gene encoding 50S ribosomal protein L21: MFAIIETGGKQYRVEEGLELKVDLLKIEAGEKLDIDSVLLVDKDGDTKIGAPFIEGAKVECEVLGHSRGKKVVVFHKLPKKDARKTQGHRQDYTSIKVKSITA, encoded by the coding sequence ATGTTTGCTATCATCGAGACCGGCGGAAAGCAGTACCGCGTTGAAGAAGGTCTTGAACTCAAAGTAGATTTGCTCAAAATCGAGGCTGGCGAAAAGCTGGACATCGATTCCGTTCTCCTGGTTGACAAGGACGGCGACACCAAGATCGGCGCACCCTTCATTGAAGGCGCAAAGGTCGAGTGCGAAGTTCTGGGTCACTCTCGTGGCAAAAAGGTTGTGGTTTTCCACAAGCTGCCTAAAAAGGATGCCCGCAAAACGCAGGGTCACCGCCAGGATTATACTTCTATCAAAGTCAAATCCATCACGGCCTAG